A genome region from Paracoccus stylophorae includes the following:
- a CDS encoding branched-chain amino acid ABC transporter permease: MDILNALVAFLNFVFIPAAAYGAQLALGALGVTLIYGILRFSNFAHGDTMAFGTAVTILTTWGLQSMGVTLGPLPTALLALPIGIAGTAIIVLLTDRAVYRFYRIKKAPPIILVMASVGVMFLMNGLTRLLIGVDEQRFADGARFVIDVRSFREMTGLQEGLALKTTQVLTIVVAVLVVWALFWFLNRTKSGKAMRAYSDNEDLALLSGIDPEKVVRLTWIIAAGLATIAGVLYGLDKAFKPFNYFQILLPIFAAAIVGGLGNPLGAIAGGFVVAFSEVAVTYPWLKVAGYLFPAWQPDGLLQLLGTEYKFAVSFVILIVVLLFKPTGLFGGRSV, encoded by the coding sequence ATGGACATCCTGAACGCCCTCGTGGCCTTTCTGAACTTCGTCTTCATCCCGGCCGCCGCCTATGGCGCGCAGCTGGCGCTGGGCGCGCTGGGGGTGACGCTGATCTACGGCATCCTGCGCTTTTCCAACTTCGCCCATGGCGACACGATGGCCTTCGGCACCGCCGTCACCATCCTGACGACATGGGGCCTGCAATCCATGGGCGTCACGCTGGGGCCGCTGCCCACCGCGCTGCTGGCCCTGCCGATCGGGATCGCCGGCACCGCGATCATCGTGCTGCTGACCGATCGCGCCGTCTATCGCTTCTATCGGATCAAGAAGGCGCCGCCGATCATCCTGGTGATGGCCTCGGTCGGCGTCATGTTCCTGATGAACGGGCTGACGCGGCTGCTGATCGGCGTCGATGAACAGCGTTTCGCCGATGGCGCGCGCTTCGTCATCGACGTGCGCAGCTTTCGCGAGATGACCGGGCTTCAGGAGGGGCTGGCGCTGAAGACGACGCAGGTGCTGACCATCGTGGTCGCGGTGCTGGTCGTGTGGGCGCTGTTCTGGTTCCTGAACCGGACCAAGTCCGGCAAGGCGATGCGCGCCTATTCCGACAACGAGGATCTGGCCCTGCTGTCGGGCATCGACCCCGAAAAGGTCGTGCGCCTGACCTGGATCATCGCCGCGGGTCTGGCGACCATCGCGGGCGTGCTTTACGGGCTGGACAAGGCGTTCAAGCCCTTCAACTATTTCCAGATCCTGCTGCCGATCTTCGCCGCCGCCATCGTCGGCGGTCTGGGCAATCCGCTGGGGGCCATCGCCGGCGGCTTCGTCGTCGCCTTCTCCGAGGTCGCGGTGACCTATCCGTGGCTGAAGGTGGCGGGCTATCTGTTCCCCGCATGGCAGCCCGACGGGCTGCTGCAATTGCTGGGGACGGAATACAAGTTCGCCGTCAGCTTCGTCATTCTGATCGTCGTGCTGCTGTTCAAGCCAACCGGCCTGTTCGGCGGCAGGTCCGTGTAA
- a CDS encoding cryptochrome/photolyase family protein, whose protein sequence is MTRLILVLGDQLSRDIAALRAARDGDVIVMAEAMDEASYVRHHPKKIAFLFAAMRKFAAGLQDDGFRVAYTRLDDPDNTQSIGGELLRRTAEFDADSVIATEPGEWRLIDILASLPIRVHQLADDRFFASHADFDAWAKGRKELRMEWFYRHMRRKTGLLMDGDRPAGGRWNFDRDNRKPAEPDLFRTPPPRFQPDDITAEVLDLVAARFADNFGDLRPFDYATDRDGALHALRHFIDHALDEFGPTQDAMLLDDPYLNHSVLSPYINAGLLSPHEVCAAAAAAHAEGKVRLNSAEGFIRQILGWREFMRGIYFREGPDYTRRNALDHRRDLPWMYWGGKTRMNCMTAAIGQTQRLAYAHHIQRLMITGNFALLAGIDPAQVHDWYLSVYLDAYEWVEAPNTIGMSQFADGGIVGSKPYVSSGNYINRMSDYCAGCAYSVSARTGKTACPFNLLYWDFMARHRARFEGNPRIGRIYGNWDRMDDAQRRAIRADAADFLDRMADGQIV, encoded by the coding sequence ATGACCCGGCTGATCCTTGTGCTGGGCGATCAGCTGTCGCGCGACATCGCCGCCCTGCGCGCGGCCCGCGACGGCGACGTGATCGTCATGGCCGAGGCGATGGACGAGGCCAGCTATGTCCGCCACCACCCCAAGAAGATCGCCTTCCTCTTTGCCGCGATGCGCAAATTCGCGGCCGGCCTGCAAGATGACGGGTTCCGCGTCGCCTATACCCGGCTGGACGATCCCGACAACACGCAAAGCATCGGCGGCGAATTGCTGCGCCGCACCGCCGAATTCGACGCGGATTCGGTGATCGCGACCGAGCCGGGCGAATGGCGGCTGATCGACATCCTCGCCTCGCTGCCCATTCGGGTGCATCAGCTTGCCGACGACCGCTTTTTCGCCAGCCATGCCGACTTCGACGCCTGGGCGAAGGGCCGCAAGGAATTGCGGATGGAATGGTTCTATCGCCACATGCGCCGCAAGACCGGGTTGCTGATGGACGGCGACCGGCCCGCGGGCGGGCGGTGGAACTTTGACCGCGACAACCGCAAGCCGGCCGAACCCGATCTGTTCCGCACGCCCCCGCCGCGATTCCAGCCTGACGACATCACGGCCGAGGTTCTGGATCTGGTCGCGGCGCGCTTTGCCGACAATTTCGGCGATCTGCGCCCCTTCGACTATGCCACCGACCGCGACGGCGCGCTGCATGCGCTGCGCCATTTCATCGACCACGCGCTGGATGAATTCGGGCCCACGCAGGATGCGATGCTGCTGGACGATCCGTATCTGAACCACTCGGTCCTGTCGCCTTATATCAACGCCGGGCTGCTGTCCCCGCACGAGGTCTGCGCGGCGGCGGCGGCGGCCCATGCCGAAGGTAAGGTGCGGCTGAACTCGGCCGAGGGTTTCATCCGCCAGATCCTTGGCTGGCGCGAATTCATGCGCGGCATCTATTTCCGCGAAGGCCCCGACTATACGCGCCGCAACGCGCTGGACCACCGGCGCGACCTGCCGTGGATGTATTGGGGCGGCAAGACGCGGATGAACTGCATGACGGCCGCCATCGGCCAGACGCAGCGGCTGGCCTATGCCCACCACATCCAGCGGCTGATGATCACCGGCAATTTCGCGCTGCTGGCCGGGATCGACCCGGCGCAGGTGCATGACTGGTATCTGTCGGTCTATCTGGACGCCTATGAATGGGTCGAGGCGCCCAACACCATCGGGATGAGCCAGTTTGCCGATGGCGGCATCGTCGGCAGCAAACCCTATGTCAGTTCCGGCAACTATATCAACCGGATGTCCGATTACTGCGCGGGCTGCGCCTATTCCGTCAGCGCAAGAACCGGCAAGACCGCCTGCCCGTTCAACCTGCTTTACTGGGATTTCATGGCCCGCCACCGCGCCCGGTTCGAGGGAAATCCCCGCATCGGCCGCATCTATGGCAACTGGGACCGGATGGACGACGCCCAACGCCGCGCCATCCGCGCCGATGCCGCGGATTTCCTGGACCGGATGGCGGACGGCCAGATCGTCTGA
- a CDS encoding ABC transporter ATP-binding protein, which yields MIRVEDLHRHFGGFRAVDGASLTIGEGSITGLIGPNGAGKSTLFNVIAGVLPPTSGKVYMDGEDITGLPPHQLFRRGLLRTFQLAHEFASMTVRENLMMVPGGQTGETIWKTWFQRGQIRREEDQLGKRADEVLEFLTIRHLAHEKAGNLSGGQKKLLELGRTMMVDAKVVFLDEVGAGVNRTLLGTIGDAIVRLNKERGYTFCVIEHDMDFIGKLCDPVIVMAEGRVLAEGSAADIMQNEEVIEAYLGTGLKNKDMVGA from the coding sequence ATGATCAGGGTCGAGGACCTTCACCGCCATTTCGGCGGGTTCCGGGCCGTAGATGGTGCCAGCCTCACCATCGGCGAAGGCTCGATTACCGGGCTGATCGGGCCGAACGGCGCCGGCAAATCCACATTGTTCAACGTCATCGCGGGCGTGCTGCCACCGACATCGGGCAAGGTCTATATGGACGGCGAGGACATCACCGGCCTGCCGCCGCACCAGCTGTTTCGTCGCGGGCTGCTGCGCACCTTCCAGCTGGCGCATGAATTCGCCTCGATGACGGTGCGCGAGAACCTGATGATGGTCCCGGGTGGCCAGACCGGCGAGACGATCTGGAAGACCTGGTTCCAGCGCGGCCAGATCCGGCGCGAAGAGGATCAGCTGGGCAAGCGCGCCGACGAGGTGCTGGAGTTTCTGACCATCCGCCATCTGGCGCATGAAAAGGCCGGCAATTTGTCGGGCGGCCAGAAAAAGCTGCTGGAACTGGGCCGGACGATGATGGTCGACGCCAAGGTGGTGTTCCTGGACGAGGTCGGTGCGGGCGTGAACCGCACCCTGCTGGGCACGATCGGCGACGCCATCGTGCGGCTGAACAAGGAACGCGGCTATACGTTCTGCGTGATCGAACACGACATGGATTTCATCGGCAAGCTGTGCGACCCGGTGATCGTCATGGCCGAGGGCCGGGTGCTGGCCGAGGGCAGCGCCGCCGACATCATGCAGAACGAAGAGGTGATCGAGGCCTATCTGGGCACCGGCCTGAAGAACAAGGACATGGTGGGCGCATGA
- the guaA gene encoding glutamine-hydrolyzing GMP synthase, which produces MTQHQRLLIIDFGSQVTQLIARRLRELNVYCEIRPFNAITDDDLRADPPQAIILSGGPASVTDKDGPRAPQAVFELGVPVFGICYGQQVMMDQLGGSVEAGHHAEYGRAFIAPAPGHRRDGIFAGLFQDGREEVWMSHGDRVTEMASGFEVIGTSPHAPMAMIADESRHFYGVQFHPEVHHTPNGRKMLENFVQLAGFTGDWTMASYKDEAIRKIREQVGDRRVICGLSGGVDSSVAAVLIHEAIGDQLTCVFVDHGLLRLDEADQVVTMFRDHYNIPLIHADEADLFLDALDGVSDPEVKRKTIGRLFIDIFQREAGKIDGAEFLAQGTLYPDVIESVSFSGGPSVTIKSHHNVGGLPEKMGLKLVEPLRELFKDEVRALGRELGLPESFIGRHPFPGPGLAIRCPGTITRDKLKILRKADAVFIDQIRKHDLYDDIWQAFVAILPVRTVGVMGDGRTYDYACALRAVTSVDGMTADFYPFSHDFLGETATRIINEVKGINRVTYDITSKPPGTIEWE; this is translated from the coding sequence ATGACCCAGCACCAGCGCCTTCTGATCATCGATTTCGGCTCTCAGGTGACGCAGCTGATCGCGCGCCGCCTGCGCGAACTGAACGTCTATTGCGAGATCCGGCCGTTCAACGCCATCACCGATGACGATCTGCGCGCCGACCCGCCGCAGGCGATCATCCTGTCGGGCGGCCCGGCCAGCGTCACCGACAAGGACGGCCCGCGCGCCCCGCAGGCGGTGTTCGAACTGGGCGTTCCCGTCTTCGGCATCTGCTATGGCCAGCAGGTGATGATGGACCAGCTTGGCGGCTCGGTCGAGGCCGGGCACCACGCCGAATACGGCCGCGCCTTCATCGCGCCTGCCCCCGGCCACAGGCGGGACGGCATCTTCGCCGGCCTGTTCCAGGACGGGCGCGAGGAAGTCTGGATGAGCCATGGCGACCGCGTCACCGAAATGGCCTCGGGATTCGAGGTGATCGGCACCTCGCCCCACGCGCCGATGGCGATGATCGCGGACGAATCGCGCCATTTCTATGGCGTACAGTTCCACCCCGAGGTGCATCACACCCCCAACGGCCGCAAGATGCTGGAAAACTTCGTCCAGCTGGCGGGGTTCACCGGCGACTGGACGATGGCCAGCTACAAGGACGAGGCGATCCGCAAGATCCGCGAACAGGTCGGCGACCGGCGGGTGATCTGCGGCCTGTCGGGCGGGGTCGATTCCTCGGTCGCGGCGGTGCTGATCCACGAGGCGATCGGCGACCAGTTGACCTGCGTCTTCGTCGATCACGGCCTTTTGCGGCTGGATGAGGCCGATCAGGTCGTGACGATGTTCCGCGACCACTACAACATCCCGCTGATCCACGCCGACGAGGCCGATCTGTTCCTCGACGCGCTGGACGGCGTCAGCGACCCCGAGGTCAAGCGCAAGACCATCGGCCGCCTGTTCATCGACATCTTTCAGCGCGAGGCCGGCAAGATCGACGGGGCCGAATTCCTGGCCCAGGGCACGCTGTATCCCGACGTCATCGAAAGCGTCAGCTTTTCCGGCGGCCCCTCGGTCACGATCAAGTCGCACCACAACGTCGGCGGCCTGCCCGAAAAGATGGGCCTGAAACTGGTCGAACCCCTGCGCGAGCTGTTCAAGGACGAGGTGCGCGCCCTTGGCCGCGAACTGGGCCTGCCCGAAAGCTTCATCGGCCGCCACCCCTTTCCCGGCCCCGGCCTTGCGATCCGCTGCCCCGGCACGATCACCCGCGACAAGCTGAAGATCCTGCGCAAGGCCGATGCGGTCTTCATCGACCAGATCCGCAAGCACGATTTGTATGACGACATCTGGCAGGCTTTCGTGGCGATCCTGCCCGTCCGCACGGTGGGCGTGATGGGCGACGGGCGCACCTATGACTATGCCTGCGCGCTGCGCGCCGTCACCAGCGTCGATGGCATGACCGCGGATTTTTATCCGTTCAGCCACGATTTCCTGGGCGAAACCGCGACCCGCATCATCAACGAGGTCAAGGGCATCAACCGCGTCACCTATGACATCACCTCCAAACCGCCGGGCACGATCGAATGGGAATGA
- a CDS encoding CAP domain-containing protein has product MTVKTLSVAFLSAALLAACQQGAGFDAPVIPLTGVDAPADPAEEALAAICTGDAALQERMGEAVNAARAANGKVLLAANDDLIRIAQSHACDVAAMGRATVAGSNGSNVVDRARAVGYPTCGVAQLVAAGGTPEGVVAAWLRSEPHRVELMGQSSTELGTGVVRGADGRLWWSVVLGDDCA; this is encoded by the coding sequence ATGACCGTCAAAACCCTGTCCGTCGCGTTCCTGTCCGCAGCCCTGCTGGCGGCCTGTCAGCAGGGGGCCGGGTTCGACGCGCCGGTCATTCCGCTGACCGGCGTGGACGCCCCCGCCGATCCCGCCGAAGAGGCGCTGGCCGCCATCTGCACCGGCGATGCCGCATTGCAGGAACGCATGGGCGAGGCGGTCAATGCGGCGCGCGCAGCCAATGGCAAGGTGCTGCTGGCGGCAAATGACGACCTGATCCGGATCGCGCAATCCCATGCCTGCGACGTGGCCGCGATGGGTCGCGCGACGGTGGCCGGATCGAACGGGTCGAACGTGGTGGACCGGGCGCGGGCAGTCGGCTATCCGACCTGCGGCGTGGCGCAGCTAGTTGCGGCGGGCGGCACACCCGAAGGCGTCGTCGCTGCCTGGCTGCGGTCCGAGCCGCACCGGGTCGAATTGATGGGCCAGTCCAGCACCGAACTGGGCACCGGCGTCGTGCGCGGCGCCGATGGCCGGTTGTGGTGGAGCGTGGTTCTGGGCGACGACTGCGCCTGA
- a CDS encoding ABC transporter ATP-binding protein produces the protein MSDADKALGTRGNRDASVVNPRPAGTFDGSRRSGAVGPGRPDDPFLIGENMSGGYGRGPDILHNCTIAVEKGEIAVIVGPNGAGKSTAMKAIFGMLELREGSVRLDGRDITALNPQDRVKAGMGFVPQVNNIFPSMSCEENLEMGAFIRDDDFTDTMTQVFDLFPILKEKRRQAAGEFSGGQRQQLAVGRALMTRPSLLMLDEPTAGVSPIVMDELFDRIIAIARGGLPILMVEQNAKQAMAIADKAYVLVQGANAHTGSGKELMENDEVRRTFLGG, from the coding sequence ATGAGCGATGCGGACAAGGCTTTGGGCACCCGGGGCAATCGCGACGCATCGGTCGTCAACCCCCGGCCCGCCGGCACGTTCGACGGCAGCCGCAGATCCGGCGCAGTCGGCCCCGGCCGGCCCGACGATCCGTTCCTGATCGGGGAAAACATGTCCGGCGGCTATGGTCGCGGCCCTGACATCCTGCACAACTGCACCATCGCCGTCGAAAAGGGCGAGATCGCGGTGATCGTCGGCCCCAACGGCGCCGGCAAATCGACCGCCATGAAGGCGATCTTCGGGATGCTGGAGCTGCGCGAAGGCTCGGTCCGGCTGGACGGGCGCGACATCACCGCGCTGAACCCCCAGGACCGCGTCAAGGCCGGGATGGGTTTCGTGCCGCAGGTCAACAACATATTTCCGTCAATGAGTTGCGAAGAAAACCTTGAGATGGGCGCGTTCATCCGCGACGACGATTTCACGGACACCATGACGCAGGTCTTCGACCTGTTTCCCATCCTCAAGGAAAAGCGCCGGCAGGCGGCGGGCGAATTTTCGGGCGGTCAGCGCCAGCAGCTTGCCGTGGGCCGGGCGCTGATGACGCGGCCCAGCCTGCTGATGCTGGACGAGCCGACCGCGGGCGTCAGCCCCATCGTCATGGATGAGCTGTTCGACCGCATCATCGCCATCGCCCGCGGCGGGCTGCCGATCCTGATGGTCGAACAGAACGCCAAACAGGCCATGGCCATCGCCGACAAGGCCTATGTGCTGGTCCAGGGGGCCAACGCGCATACCGGATCGGGAAAGGAGCTGATGGAAAACGACGAGGTGCGCCGCACCTTCCTGGGGGGCTGA
- the lepA gene encoding translation elongation factor 4, whose protein sequence is MTKLSLIRNFSIVAHIDHGKSTLADRLIQLTGTVAERDMKAQMLDAMDIERERGITIKANTVRISYPAQDGQTYVLNLIDTPGHVDFAYEVSRSMRAVEGSLLVVDATQGVEAQTLANVYQAIDADHEIVPVLNKIDLPAAEPDRVKEQIEDVIGIDASQAIPISAKTGLGIPDVLEAIVTRLPAPKGDADAPLKAMLVDSWYDPYLGVVVMIRVMDGVIRRGDQVKMMQTDASYRLDKLAVLTPQMVDIAELGPGEIGVFTASIKQVRDTRVGDTITHERKPADRALPGFKPAQPVVFCGLFPVDANDFEALRDAIEKLALNDASFSYEMETSAALGFGFRCGFLGLLHLEVIRDRLEREYDLDLITTAPSVVFRLHMRDGEVRELHNPADMPDLTLVDHIEEPRIKATIMVPDEYLGDVLKLCQDRRGIQLDLTYAGSRAMVVYDLPLAEVVFDFYDRLKSVTKGYASFDYQISEYREDFLVKMSILVNDEPVDALSIMVHRDRAESRGRVMVEKLKELIPRHMFKIPIQAAIGSRVIARETLSAMRKDVTAKCYGGDATRKKKLLEKQKAGKKKMRQFGKVEIPQTAFIQALKMDG, encoded by the coding sequence ATGACCAAGCTGTCCCTGATCCGCAATTTCTCGATCGTGGCCCATATCGACCACGGCAAATCCACGCTGGCCGACCGGCTGATCCAGCTGACCGGCACCGTCGCCGAACGCGACATGAAGGCGCAGATGCTGGACGCCATGGATATCGAGCGTGAGCGCGGCATCACCATCAAGGCCAACACCGTCCGCATCTCCTATCCGGCGCAGGACGGGCAGACCTATGTGCTGAACCTGATCGACACGCCGGGCCATGTCGATTTCGCCTATGAGGTCAGCCGGTCGATGCGCGCGGTCGAAGGATCGCTGCTGGTCGTGGACGCCACGCAAGGGGTCGAGGCGCAGACGCTGGCCAATGTCTATCAGGCCATCGACGCGGATCACGAGATCGTGCCGGTCCTGAACAAGATCGACCTGCCCGCCGCCGAACCCGACCGCGTCAAGGAACAGATCGAGGACGTGATCGGCATCGACGCCAGCCAGGCCATCCCGATCAGCGCCAAGACCGGCCTCGGCATCCCCGACGTGCTGGAAGCCATCGTCACCCGCCTGCCCGCCCCCAAGGGCGACGCCGATGCGCCGCTCAAGGCGATGCTGGTCGACAGCTGGTATGACCCCTATCTGGGCGTGGTCGTCATGATCCGGGTCATGGACGGCGTGATCCGGCGCGGCGATCAGGTCAAGATGATGCAGACCGACGCCAGCTACCGCCTCGACAAGCTGGCCGTGCTGACCCCGCAGATGGTGGACATCGCCGAGTTGGGCCCGGGCGAGATCGGCGTCTTCACCGCCTCGATCAAGCAGGTCCGCGACACCCGCGTGGGCGACACCATCACCCACGAAAGAAAACCCGCCGACCGCGCGCTTCCGGGCTTCAAGCCCGCGCAGCCGGTGGTCTTCTGCGGCCTCTTCCCGGTCGACGCCAACGATTTCGAGGCGCTGCGCGACGCGATCGAGAAACTGGCCCTGAACGACGCCTCCTTCAGCTACGAGATGGAGACCTCGGCCGCCCTCGGCTTCGGTTTCCGCTGCGGCTTTCTGGGGCTCTTGCATCTCGAGGTCATCCGCGACCGGCTGGAACGCGAATACGATCTGGACCTGATCACCACCGCGCCAAGCGTCGTCTTCCGCCTGCACATGCGCGACGGCGAGGTGCGCGAGTTGCACAACCCCGCCGACATGCCCGACCTGACCCTTGTCGATCACATCGAGGAGCCGCGCATCAAGGCCACGATCATGGTCCCCGACGAATATCTGGGCGACGTGCTGAAACTGTGCCAGGATCGCCGCGGCATCCAGCTGGACCTGACCTATGCCGGCAGCCGCGCGATGGTCGTCTATGACCTGCCGCTGGCCGAGGTGGTCTTCGATTTCTACGACCGGCTGAAATCCGTGACCAAGGGCTATGCCAGCTTCGATTACCAGATCAGCGAATACCGAGAGGATTTTCTGGTCAAGATGTCGATCCTGGTCAATGACGAACCCGTGGACGCGCTGTCGATCATGGTCCACCGCGACCGCGCCGAATCCCGCGGCCGCGTCATGGTCGAAAAGCTCAAGGAACTGATCCCGCGCCACATGTTCAAGATCCCGATCCAGGCCGCCATCGGCAGCCGCGTGATCGCGCGCGAGACCCTGTCGGCGATGCGCAAGGACGTGACCGCCAAATGCTACGGCGGCGACGCGACGCGCAAAAAGAAGCTGCTGGAAAAGCAGAAAGCCGGCAAGAAGAAGATGCGCCAGTTCGGCAAGGTGGAAATCCCCCAGACGGCGTTCATTCAGGCGTTGAAGATGGATGGGTGA
- a CDS encoding DUF72 domain-containing protein codes for MIRIGIGGWNFAPWRGVFYPDDLPQRRELEYASRALTSIEINATYYGSQKPASFRKWHDQTPDDFIFALKGPRYATNRRVLAEAGDSVQRFLTSGITELGTRLGPLNWQLPETKRFDAEDFGAFLSLLPDSHDGIPLRHAIEARHDSFADDKAAALCRDRNIALVRAGDSKFPDIDARTADFAYLRLMGTTDIPSGYSDADLDRWAATARAIAQDRDLYLYVISGEKRRNPAAAMALIDRLKDAG; via the coding sequence ATGATCCGCATCGGCATCGGCGGCTGGAATTTCGCGCCGTGGCGCGGCGTCTTCTATCCCGACGACCTGCCCCAGCGCCGCGAACTGGAATATGCCAGCCGGGCGCTGACCTCGATCGAGATCAACGCCACCTATTACGGCAGCCAGAAGCCCGCCAGCTTCCGCAAATGGCACGACCAGACGCCGGACGATTTCATCTTCGCGCTGAAAGGCCCGCGCTATGCCACCAATCGCCGCGTCCTGGCCGAGGCGGGCGACAGCGTGCAGCGTTTCCTGACCTCGGGGATCACCGAACTCGGCACCAGGCTGGGACCGCTGAACTGGCAACTGCCCGAGACCAAAAGATTCGATGCCGAGGATTTCGGCGCGTTCCTGTCGCTGCTGCCCGACAGCCATGACGGGATTCCCCTGCGCCACGCCATCGAGGCCCGCCATGACAGCTTTGCCGACGACAAGGCCGCCGCGCTGTGCCGCGACCGCAACATCGCGCTGGTCCGCGCCGGCGACAGCAAGTTTCCCGACATCGACGCGAGAACCGCCGATTTCGCCTATCTGCGGCTGATGGGCACGACCGACATTCCCTCCGGCTATTCCGACGCCGATCTGGACCGATGGGCGGCCACGGCGCGCGCGATCGCGCAGGATCGCGACCTGTATCTCTATGTCATCTCGGGCGAGAAACGCCGCAACCCCGCCGCCGCAATGGCGCTGATCGACCGGCTGAAAGACGCGGGCTAA
- a CDS encoding branched-chain amino acid ABC transporter permease, whose translation MSTNRQAASTSKWRAPLIFAVLAVLFILEGTVRNAMFSGSWNTSLGILNMGLISAITALGVNMQWGYAGLFNVGVVGFLALGGLAPVLVSTQPVAGAWQAGGARVLFALAVGLGTLALAIQAWKRLRSGRGLAVLAILIAGFVIYRWLFDPAVQAIESNSPARHGNIGGLGLPVLLSWVVGGVFAAAAAWGVGKVALGLRSDYLAIATLGIGEIIVAVLKNEDWLARGVKNVTAIPRPVPYEIELQQNPDFQSFANSLSMSTAEASGVWVKICYMSLFLVVLLAIILLAELALKSPWGRMMRAIRDNEVAAEAMGKDVTARHLQVFILGSAVIGVAGAMMITQDGLMAPVGYQPLRYTFLIWVMVVVGGSGNNWGAVLGAVLIWFLWIKAEVWGPALIALLTSPLPDGGLKAHLMDSAAHMRFIAMGLVLLLVLRFAPRGLVPEE comes from the coding sequence ATGTCAACCAACCGTCAGGCCGCATCCACCAGCAAATGGCGCGCGCCGCTGATTTTCGCGGTGCTTGCCGTGCTGTTCATCCTTGAGGGCACGGTGCGCAATGCCATGTTCTCGGGCAGCTGGAACACCTCGCTGGGCATCCTGAACATGGGCCTGATTTCGGCCATCACGGCGCTGGGCGTCAACATGCAATGGGGCTATGCCGGGCTGTTCAACGTCGGCGTGGTCGGCTTTCTGGCGCTGGGCGGTCTTGCGCCGGTGCTGGTCTCGACCCAGCCGGTCGCGGGGGCGTGGCAGGCGGGCGGGGCGCGGGTGCTGTTCGCGCTGGCCGTCGGGCTGGGCACGCTGGCGCTGGCCATCCAGGCGTGGAAGCGTTTGCGCAGCGGGCGCGGCCTTGCGGTGCTGGCGATCCTGATCGCGGGGTTCGTCATCTATCGCTGGCTGTTCGATCCCGCGGTGCAGGCGATCGAATCGAACAGTCCCGCGCGTCACGGCAATATCGGCGGTCTGGGCCTGCCCGTCCTGCTGTCCTGGGTCGTGGGCGGGGTCTTTGCCGCTGCCGCCGCCTGGGGCGTGGGCAAGGTCGCGCTGGGGCTGCGGTCCGACTATCTGGCCATCGCGACGCTGGGCATCGGCGAAATCATCGTCGCCGTCCTGAAGAACGAGGACTGGCTGGCGCGCGGGGTCAAGAACGTCACCGCCATTCCCCGCCCCGTCCCCTACGAGATCGAGCTGCAGCAGAACCCCGACTTTCAAAGCTTTGCCAACAGCCTGTCGATGAGCACGGCCGAAGCCTCGGGCGTGTGGGTCAAGATCTGTTACATGTCGCTGTTTCTGGTCGTGCTGCTGGCGATCATCCTGCTGGCGGAACTTGCGCTGAAATCGCCCTGGGGCCGGATGATGCGCGCGATCCGCGACAACGAGGTCGCGGCCGAGGCGATGGGCAAGGACGTCACCGCGCGGCATTTGCAGGTGTTCATCCTCGGATCGGCGGTGATCGGCGTCGCGGGCGCGATGATGATCACGCAGGACGGGCTGATGGCGCCGGTGGGCTATCAGCCGCTGCGCTATACCTTCCTGATCTGGGTGATGGTCGTCGTCGGCGGTTCGGGCAACAACTGGGGCGCGGTGCTGGGCGCGGTGCTGATCTGGTTCTTGTGGATCAAGGCCGAGGTCTGGGGTCCGGCGCTGATCGCGCTGCTGACATCGCCGCTGCCCGATGGCGGGCTGAAGGCGCATCTGATGGACAGCGCCGCGCATATGCGCTTCATCGCGATGGGCCTGGTGCTGCTGCTGGTGCTGCGCTTCGCGCCGCGCGGTCTGGTGCCCGAGGAATAG